A genome region from Methanobacterium subterraneum includes the following:
- the rrp42 gene encoding exosome complex protein Rrp42: MVQSIVPQIIKESVANLIKNGDRADGRALDQYREISLETSVIKKAEGSARVKIGNTQIVVGAKPQIGEPFPDTPNVGVLITNSELLPMAAPNFEAGPPNETSVELSRVTDRCIREGKVVDLEKLVIIPGKKVWMIFLDLHIVDYDGNLMDAAVLGSLAALMNTKIPSTTIEGDEVVIDYETMVPIPIKEQPLMCTLAKIGGELVADPSLEEDDVLDARISIGVRTDGSICAMQKGGSVPLTREEVLKAVGMAQTKTKELRVNISKL, from the coding sequence ATGGTGCAGAGCATAGTACCACAGATCATAAAGGAAAGTGTTGCCAACCTCATCAAAAATGGAGATAGGGCAGATGGAAGAGCCCTGGACCAGTACCGGGAAATAAGTCTGGAAACAAGTGTAATCAAGAAAGCAGAAGGTTCTGCCCGGGTGAAAATAGGCAACACCCAGATAGTGGTGGGTGCCAAACCCCAGATTGGTGAACCATTCCCAGACACACCCAATGTAGGTGTTCTAATAACCAACTCCGAACTCCTTCCAATGGCCGCTCCTAACTTTGAAGCAGGACCACCCAATGAAACTTCAGTGGAACTTTCCAGGGTAACTGACCGTTGCATCCGAGAAGGAAAAGTGGTGGACCTGGAAAAACTGGTGATCATACCTGGTAAGAAGGTCTGGATGATCTTCCTGGATCTACACATTGTGGATTACGATGGCAACCTCATGGATGCCGCAGTTCTGGGTAGTTTAGCTGCCCTCATGAACACTAAAATACCAAGCACCACCATTGAGGGTGATGAAGTTGTAATTGACTACGAAACAATGGTCCCTATTCCCATAAAGGAACAACCCCTCATGTGTACCCTGGCCAAGATCGGCGGAGAACTGGTGGCAGATCCTTCCCTGGAGGAAGATGATGTGTTGGATGCCAGAATATCCATTGGAGTGCGTACAGATGGAAGCATATGTGCCATGCAAAAAGGAGGATCAGTCCCCCTCACACGTGAGGAAGTCTTAAAAGCGGTTGGAATGGCTCAAACGAAAACTAAAGAACTTCGAGTGAATATTTCCAAACTCTAG
- the rpl37A gene encoding 50S ribosomal protein L37Ae, with amino-acid sequence MARTKKVGITGRFGARYGRKAKRTVKSIEENMKKDHTCPKCDRPGVKRTAAGIWKCRKCGAVFTGGAYLPHTPMGKTATRNIKRIVGGL; translated from the coding sequence ATGGCAAGAACTAAAAAAGTAGGTATAACCGGAAGATTCGGTGCCCGGTACGGTAGGAAAGCAAAGAGAACCGTGAAGTCCATCGAAGAAAACATGAAAAAAGATCACACCTGTCCTAAATGTGACCGTCCTGGAGTTAAAAGGACTGCCGCCGGAATATGGAAGTGCCGTAAATGTGGTGCTGTATTCACTGGTGGAGCATACCTTCCCCACACCCCAATGGGTAAAACCGCTACCAGGAATATAAAGAGGATCGTTGGAGGTTTATAA
- a CDS encoding Rpo12/RPC10 RNA polymerase subunit family protein, which yields MYKCDKCGTLVDIKGYTESKCPSCRYRILFKEIPTVRRQVKAR from the coding sequence TTGTACAAATGTGATAAGTGTGGCACACTGGTAGATATCAAAGGTTACACCGAGTCTAAATGTCCCAGCTGCCGTTACAGGATACTCTTCAAGGAGATCCCCACGGTTCGGCGACAAGTTAAAGCTCGATAA
- a CDS encoding Brix domain-containing protein: MLITTSRKPSQRTRTFCRGLERALDAHVVNRGKMSLRDVFLKAKEMEKDRVAVVSERDGNPNGIEIYHHGELFISLQLTVDFSLPKGSMNKDKIHLRCEVDELTTLAPKIFPIPLEDSKKPSDQNLVIIRSSMKKSIPLVEFFDKNGQATGPRIYLQGWKLTGDDDT, encoded by the coding sequence ATGTTGATCACCACTTCACGAAAACCATCCCAAAGAACCAGAACCTTCTGCCGCGGTCTGGAACGAGCATTGGATGCTCATGTTGTAAACCGGGGAAAAATGAGCCTTCGGGATGTCTTTTTAAAGGCAAAAGAAATGGAAAAAGACCGAGTGGCAGTTGTGTCTGAAAGGGATGGAAACCCCAATGGAATTGAGATTTATCACCATGGAGAACTCTTTATCAGCCTCCAATTAACAGTGGACTTCTCCCTTCCCAAGGGAAGCATGAACAAGGATAAAATTCACCTAAGATGTGAAGTGGATGAATTAACAACCCTAGCACCTAAGATTTTCCCCATTCCCCTGGAAGACTCCAAGAAACCATCTGATCAAAATCTGGTAATCATCAGGAGCAGTATGAAAAAATCCATACCTCTAGTGGAGTTTTTCGATAAAAATGGTCAAGCCACCGGACCACGCATTTACCTCCAGGGATGGAAACTAACAGGTGATGATGATACTTAA
- a CDS encoding KEOPS complex subunit Pcc1, which yields MILKQVESQIEIEFDSKKEAEIILRSIEPELMDSPSERTQTLVECQENILKITITAMDSPSIRASLNSYLRWIMLSQQIIELKN from the coding sequence ATGATACTTAAACAAGTTGAAAGTCAGATAGAAATTGAATTCGATTCTAAAAAAGAAGCAGAAATCATTTTAAGATCGATAGAACCTGAATTAATGGATTCACCTTCGGAGAGAACCCAGACTTTGGTGGAATGTCAGGAAAACATTCTAAAGATTACTATCACTGCCATGGATTCTCCATCCATTAGAGCATCCCTGAATTCCTACCTGCGATGGATAATGCTTTCCCAGCAGATTATAGAATTGAAAAATTAA
- a CDS encoding prefoldin subunit beta, which produces MEVPQNIQHQLAQFQQMQQQAQAITMQKQSVDLQIRETEKALEELENVEDDAEVYKTAGNLLIKVPKPELTEELTEKLETLQLREKTVARQEERVMKRLQEMQETLQGAMQMQQPGMGN; this is translated from the coding sequence ATGGAAGTTCCCCAAAATATCCAACATCAACTAGCACAATTCCAGCAGATGCAACAACAGGCCCAGGCCATAACCATGCAGAAACAGAGCGTGGATCTCCAGATAAGAGAAACTGAAAAGGCCCTGGAAGAACTGGAAAATGTGGAAGATGATGCTGAAGTTTACAAAACAGCAGGAAATTTGTTAATCAAAGTACCCAAACCGGAATTGACCGAAGAATTGACCGAAAAACTGGAAACCCTGCAGCTAAGGGAAAAAACTGTCGCACGGCAGGAAGAAAGGGTCATGAAAAGGTTACAGGAAATGCAGGAAACCTTACAAGGTGCCATGCAGATGCAACAGCCGGGTATGGGCAATTAA
- a CDS encoding DUF3194 domain-containing protein, protein MRKLTDQEMETISEAAAVAAENYIFSKISKKEVLDMEVRVEFLEEDVLDVDVEVELFLDELSQAEDSLADEAAEAALEEIDRQVEKLSE, encoded by the coding sequence TTGAGAAAATTAACTGACCAGGAGATGGAAACCATCTCCGAAGCTGCGGCAGTAGCCGCAGAAAACTATATTTTTTCCAAGATATCCAAAAAAGAAGTCCTGGACATGGAAGTAAGGGTAGAATTCCTTGAAGAAGACGTTCTTGATGTGGATGTTGAGGTAGAACTCTTTTTAGATGAGTTATCCCAGGCAGAAGATAGTTTAGCAGACGAAGCAGCTGAAGCTGCCTTAGAAGAGATTGACAGACAGGTTGAAAAGTTGTCTGAGTAA
- a CDS encoding ArsR/SmtB family transcription factor, whose amino-acid sequence MLRINSKSTLESTEELEEVLKALANVNRLLLIYSLASGEVDKISVTEMSQNMGITQPAASQHLKILKNANILVAKKEGNYIYYRFNRPSMEKHQKRIDFIFTCAFAKCSQLERSSCKHLEKKEE is encoded by the coding sequence ATGCTTAGGATTAATTCCAAGTCAACATTGGAGTCTACCGAAGAACTGGAGGAAGTGCTTAAAGCCCTGGCTAATGTCAACCGGTTACTTCTGATTTATTCACTAGCCTCAGGAGAAGTGGATAAAATCAGTGTAACGGAAATGTCGCAGAATATGGGCATAACCCAACCCGCAGCATCGCAGCATCTGAAAATCCTAAAGAATGCCAACATACTTGTTGCCAAAAAAGAGGGGAACTACATTTACTACCGATTCAACAGACCCTCCATGGAAAAACACCAGAAAAGAATTGATTTTATATTTACATGTGCATTTGCCAAGTGTAGTCAGCTGGAAAGATCCAGTTGTAAACATTTGGAAAAAAAGGAAGAATAA
- the lon gene encoding endopeptidase La: MNEINANEELSVLVLPDMVLLHETNMNLKIGKKHGSEVHNRVKDDDYYGIAVASKEGTPARYYAESDIYKIGTLIRVENAKEMRDFCHLKVEILERVQITELIPDGINYRAKYELIPDEIDIDPEDQAEMMKHVRYLVSEISENFKDSQSFVDQMNQLDDLRKIIANIYPYMRLTHEEKQTLLETRSLKEKSLKFLEILIEQKESIKFQMEMAAKFNEEMNKKNRENMLKEQLRVIQDELTDSEGGHGKKDYRELIEEANMPSEVKEIALEEVHKLERQGPHSSEENVIRNYLDLLTSLPWGESQVKDIDIEAARKILNQEHYGLDKVKDRIIQHLTVMKLKQNKQGSILLLVGPPGTGKTSLGKSIAEALEREYVRISLGGVKDESEIRGHRRTYVGALPGRIIKGMKRAGTRNPVFIMDEVDKLMASYSGDPASALLEVLDPEQNNTFSDHYLEVPYDLSDVFFIATANSLKGIPGPLRDRMEIIEIGSYTSHEKFHIARNHLIDEVLEDNGLDETQLQFDDGAVKTIIEKYTREAGVRGLKRQLATVARVATEKIVLGKVDLPYLVKEDMLYDLLGHELIQVHLAGQKNPPGVVTGLAWTPVGGDILFIEGAFMPGTGKLLLTGQLGDVMKESAKISQSLIRSRLAFNLKQVEFDKQDLHIHVPSGAIPKDGPSAGVALLTTIASLVTGLKVDPKLAMTGEISLRGAVLPVGGIKEKILAAHRAGIKKVILPEENLKDLDDVPDDVKKEMEFLPVKTVEDVIKETIGIELPKPLLMEMSTDTLTGGAGT; encoded by the coding sequence ATGAACGAAATAAACGCAAATGAAGAATTATCTGTGTTAGTTTTACCAGACATGGTTTTATTACACGAAACTAACATGAACCTTAAAATTGGTAAAAAACATGGGAGTGAAGTACACAACCGAGTTAAAGACGATGATTACTACGGTATCGCCGTAGCCTCAAAAGAAGGAACACCTGCCCGGTACTATGCTGAATCTGATATTTACAAAATAGGAACACTAATCAGGGTGGAAAATGCCAAGGAAATGAGAGACTTCTGCCATCTGAAGGTAGAAATCCTGGAAAGAGTCCAGATCACAGAATTGATTCCGGATGGTATAAACTACCGTGCTAAATATGAGTTAATCCCTGATGAAATAGACATCGACCCGGAAGACCAGGCAGAAATGATGAAACATGTCCGGTACCTGGTTTCTGAAATCAGTGAAAATTTCAAAGACTCCCAATCATTCGTGGACCAGATGAACCAACTGGATGATCTTCGGAAGATTATTGCTAACATATATCCCTACATGAGACTCACCCATGAAGAAAAACAGACCCTACTGGAAACCCGTTCCCTGAAAGAGAAGAGCCTGAAATTCCTGGAAATCCTCATTGAACAGAAGGAATCCATAAAATTCCAGATGGAAATGGCTGCCAAATTCAACGAGGAAATGAACAAGAAAAACCGGGAAAACATGCTCAAAGAACAGTTAAGAGTGATACAGGATGAATTAACTGACTCTGAAGGAGGGCATGGTAAGAAGGATTATCGGGAGTTAATTGAAGAAGCAAACATGCCCTCTGAGGTTAAGGAGATTGCCCTGGAAGAAGTGCACAAACTGGAACGCCAGGGACCACACAGCTCAGAAGAAAACGTCATCCGCAATTACCTTGATCTTTTAACCAGCCTACCATGGGGTGAAAGCCAGGTCAAGGACATTGACATTGAAGCCGCACGAAAAATCCTTAACCAGGAGCACTACGGTCTGGACAAGGTCAAAGACCGTATCATCCAGCACCTCACGGTGATGAAACTCAAACAGAACAAACAGGGCTCCATACTCCTACTGGTAGGCCCACCAGGAACCGGTAAAACCAGTCTGGGTAAAAGCATTGCCGAAGCCCTGGAAAGAGAATACGTTCGCATCAGCCTGGGTGGTGTGAAGGATGAATCCGAAATCCGAGGACACCGCAGAACCTACGTGGGGGCACTACCCGGCCGGATAATCAAGGGAATGAAACGTGCCGGTACCCGAAACCCAGTATTTATCATGGATGAAGTGGATAAACTAATGGCCTCCTACAGCGGAGACCCGGCCAGCGCCCTATTAGAGGTCCTGGACCCTGAACAGAACAACACCTTCTCTGACCATTACCTGGAAGTGCCCTACGACCTTTCTGATGTATTCTTCATAGCCACCGCCAACTCCCTCAAGGGAATACCCGGACCTCTACGTGACCGTATGGAGATCATAGAAATAGGCAGTTACACCAGCCACGAAAAATTTCACATCGCCCGAAACCACCTCATAGACGAGGTCTTAGAAGACAATGGTCTGGATGAAACCCAACTACAGTTTGATGATGGAGCAGTAAAAACCATCATTGAAAAGTACACCAGAGAAGCAGGGGTACGTGGACTCAAACGTCAACTGGCCACAGTGGCCAGGGTGGCCACCGAAAAAATCGTACTGGGCAAAGTGGACTTACCATACCTGGTTAAAGAAGACATGCTCTACGACCTCCTGGGCCATGAACTCATCCAAGTGCACCTGGCCGGTCAAAAGAACCCGCCAGGAGTGGTAACTGGACTGGCCTGGACACCGGTGGGTGGAGACATACTGTTCATCGAAGGTGCCTTCATGCCCGGAACCGGTAAACTACTCCTCACTGGACAGTTAGGGGATGTGATGAAGGAATCCGCCAAGATATCCCAGAGCCTCATCCGCTCCAGACTGGCCTTCAACCTGAAACAGGTGGAATTCGATAAACAGGACCTGCACATACACGTACCCTCCGGAGCCATACCCAAAGACGGGCCATCCGCTGGAGTGGCCCTACTCACCACCATAGCCTCCCTGGTAACTGGTCTTAAAGTAGACCCCAAACTGGCAATGACCGGTGAAATCTCCCTACGGGGAGCAGTGCTACCGGTGGGAGGTATCAAAGAAAAGATACTGGCCGCCCACCGAGCCGGAATAAAAAAGGTGATACTACCTGAAGAAAACCTGAAGGACCTGGACGATGTTCCAGACGATGTCAAGAAAGAAATGGAATTCCTACCAGTTAAAACCGTGGAAGATGTTATAAAAGAAACCATCGGCATTGAACTACCCAAACCGTTGCTGATGGAGATGTCTACCGACACTTTAACTGGGGGAGCAGGTACTTAA
- a CDS encoding tetratricopeptide repeat protein, with amino-acid sequence MPAEGAHYYIEKGIETWLDHKNYFEAIDLFSRALDFEPHNPDAHLLRGAVYVDVGDLHLALKDYNKALEYSPENIGLFFDKGTVLFYLGEYNEAIRSYEQFLKEEPTDVDALYFNGLAYHFLGKNETAQKFIDNALDLIDRSDDLYPDLCNAKGEILFDLKDYQGAIDYFNKAAESDPTSFIALYNIGRALYEMGKLKEALEYIDDALKIEPKEWDLLNYKGLILMDMGREEESIQCFDKIIELHPIYFPAWYNKGVALRQLKRTEEALEHFDEAIKLLLDKKPGITLGMCLKNLE; translated from the coding sequence ATGCCAGCAGAAGGTGCTCATTATTATATTGAAAAAGGCATAGAGACTTGGTTGGATCATAAAAACTATTTTGAAGCCATTGACCTTTTTTCCAGAGCATTGGACTTCGAACCCCACAATCCAGATGCACATCTATTACGGGGAGCAGTATACGTTGATGTTGGTGACCTGCACCTGGCACTGAAGGATTATAATAAAGCTTTAGAGTACAGTCCTGAAAATATTGGACTATTTTTTGATAAAGGAACAGTTTTATTCTATTTAGGGGAATATAATGAGGCTATACGTTCTTATGAACAATTTCTCAAAGAAGAACCCACCGATGTTGATGCACTGTATTTCAATGGTTTGGCCTATCATTTCCTAGGAAAAAACGAAACTGCCCAGAAATTCATTGACAATGCCCTGGATTTGATTGACAGATCTGATGATCTGTACCCTGATCTGTGTAATGCCAAGGGAGAAATACTTTTTGATCTTAAGGATTATCAGGGTGCCATTGATTATTTTAACAAGGCTGCTGAATCAGATCCCACATCATTTATTGCCCTCTACAATATAGGGCGTGCCTTGTATGAAATGGGAAAACTCAAAGAGGCACTGGAATACATTGATGATGCCCTAAAAATAGAGCCGAAAGAGTGGGATCTCCTTAATTACAAAGGACTTATATTGATGGATATGGGTCGGGAGGAAGAATCTATTCAATGCTTTGATAAGATCATAGAATTACATCCCATTTACTTCCCAGCATGGTACAATAAAGGAGTGGCTTTAAGACAACTTAAAAGAACTGAAGAAGCCCTGGAACACTTCGATGAGGCAATAAAACTCCTCCTGGATAAAAAACCCGGCATAACCCTGGGTATGTGTTTGAAAAACTTAGAATAA
- a CDS encoding metallophosphoesterase produces MLKKRYLFLGIVFLILAYMFIEPYWIETKQITIESNQIPAEFDGKKIVFLTDIHASPSFSPERVDSVVSQVNALNPDLILLGGDYIDGDNQYISSTFESLSKLKAPLGVYAVLGNKDPQYETLDAIPQYGITYIGNKGTWIEENGSRIRLGGVGDYNNGMQIQSATTSVVTPQDFVILLTHNPDYFPEVNKSKVDLVFSGHTHGGQVTFFGLWAPTTHSDYGNDYRTGVITENNSTLIVSNGLGTTILPVRFFARPQIIVVELKKK; encoded by the coding sequence TTGCTCAAAAAACGTTACTTATTCCTGGGAATAGTATTCCTGATACTTGCTTACATGTTCATTGAGCCCTACTGGATTGAAACTAAACAAATAACCATTGAATCAAACCAGATCCCTGCCGAGTTCGATGGTAAAAAAATTGTTTTTCTCACCGATATCCACGCCAGCCCTAGCTTTAGTCCGGAAAGAGTTGATAGTGTGGTTAGCCAGGTCAATGCCCTGAACCCTGATCTTATCCTTCTGGGAGGAGATTATATCGATGGGGATAACCAATACATTTCATCAACTTTTGAATCCCTTTCCAAATTGAAAGCACCTCTAGGTGTTTACGCAGTTCTAGGGAATAAGGATCCGCAATACGAGACTTTGGATGCAATCCCTCAGTATGGAATTACTTACATTGGGAATAAGGGAACCTGGATTGAAGAGAATGGTTCCCGTATTCGTCTGGGTGGAGTAGGGGACTACAATAATGGTATGCAGATCCAGAGTGCCACCACCTCAGTGGTTACTCCACAGGACTTTGTTATTCTACTCACTCATAACCCTGATTACTTCCCTGAAGTAAATAAATCCAAGGTTGATCTGGTTTTCTCTGGACATACCCACGGAGGACAGGTGACTTTCTTCGGATTATGGGCACCCACCACTCATTCGGATTATGGTAATGATTACCGGACTGGAGTTATCACCGAAAATAACAGCACCCTGATCGTGAGCAATGGTCTGGGAACTACCATACTTCCAGTAAGGTTCTTTGCTAGACCCCAGATCATTGTGGTGGAATTGAAAAAGAAATAA
- a CDS encoding ATP-binding cassette domain-containing protein has translation MTRVVIKTENMSFAYPDGTPALQNINMEILEGERAAIIGSNGAGKSTLFSHFNGILRPTSGLIKIDGEPASYKKDDLIKIRQKVGMVFQNPDDQLFSPTVEEDVAFGPMNLGLPDEEVEKRVEESLEAVGMMGSERKAPHHLSGGQKKRVAIAGILAMKPDIMVLDEPTTGLDPHGVEQVMDILYDLNLKKNMSIIISSHDVEMVTEFATKIFVLHGGEIIHQGTPEDIFNDPKTIKRAQLKQPTAAALLHRLKTNGMSVGVKLTVEEAYHEILHGMGEDAYHNLLHMVKDQCHHKLLHALGEEKYHQMLHILEEEKKNKSS, from the coding sequence ATGACCAGAGTAGTTATTAAAACTGAAAATATGAGTTTCGCCTATCCCGATGGGACTCCTGCACTCCAAAACATAAACATGGAAATATTAGAGGGTGAAAGAGCAGCCATCATTGGATCCAATGGTGCGGGTAAATCAACATTATTTTCTCATTTTAACGGTATTTTAAGACCCACCTCCGGTTTAATTAAAATTGATGGTGAACCAGCCAGTTACAAGAAGGATGATCTCATAAAGATCAGACAGAAAGTGGGCATGGTATTCCAGAACCCAGATGACCAGCTTTTCTCACCAACAGTAGAAGAAGATGTGGCATTTGGACCCATGAATTTGGGTCTTCCTGATGAGGAAGTAGAAAAAAGAGTGGAAGAATCCCTGGAAGCTGTGGGGATGATGGGATCAGAGAGAAAGGCTCCCCACCACCTCAGTGGCGGTCAGAAGAAGAGAGTGGCTATTGCCGGTATTCTGGCCATGAAGCCAGATATAATGGTTTTGGACGAACCAACCACCGGATTGGACCCCCATGGAGTGGAACAGGTTATGGACATCCTTTACGATCTTAACTTGAAGAAGAATATGAGTATTATCATATCCTCCCATGACGTGGAGATGGTAACTGAATTTGCAACCAAGATCTTCGTACTCCACGGGGGTGAGATCATCCACCAGGGCACTCCCGAGGATATATTCAATGATCCAAAAACCATTAAACGAGCCCAGCTGAAACAGCCCACTGCTGCCGCCCTTTTACATCGTCTTAAGACCAATGGTATGTCAGTTGGTGTTAAATTAACTGTTGAAGAAGCCTATCATGAGATCCTTCACGGTATGGGTGAAGATGCCTATCACAATCTACTGCATATGGTTAAAGATCAGTGCCACCATAAATTACTACATGCCCTGGGGGAGGAGAAATATCACCAGATGCTCCACATCCTTGAAGAAGAAAAGAAAAATAAAAGTTCTTAA
- the cbiQ gene encoding cobalt ECF transporter T component CbiQ, whose translation MQGLAEIDREASKDSFMNSLDGRIKLISSLLIIIYAVSSTNLMILVIMEMYLLILISLSNVTPIYALKRIALIIPFGGFVALIQPFFQPGNVIWTGAFGLLHMTDYGLYFGALLLFRVTVSVTSIVFLSSSTSMQDLVASAQKLGVPHQLAMLLNLTVRYLFFFYDQLMNILNAQSTRCFDIFSKKTPYKWRLRKVGETITMMFLRAFEQGETVYLSMMCRGYSENTRIYRAKVKLDKKDFAFMGTTIFILLSLQLLTTMVL comes from the coding sequence ATGCAAGGACTAGCTGAAATCGATAGGGAAGCAAGTAAAGACAGTTTCATGAACAGTTTAGACGGAAGGATAAAACTAATATCCTCCCTGCTGATCATCATTTACGCAGTTTCCAGTACTAACCTTATGATACTGGTCATAATGGAGATGTACCTTTTAATCCTGATTTCACTATCCAATGTAACCCCCATCTATGCACTCAAACGTATAGCCCTCATTATACCATTTGGAGGTTTTGTTGCTCTTATTCAACCATTCTTCCAACCAGGGAATGTGATCTGGACCGGGGCATTCGGTTTGTTACACATGACTGATTATGGTCTCTACTTCGGAGCATTACTCCTCTTCAGAGTTACGGTTTCAGTCACCTCCATTGTTTTCTTATCTTCATCCACATCCATGCAGGATCTGGTGGCTTCTGCCCAAAAACTGGGAGTACCACATCAGTTAGCCATGCTGTTAAACCTAACAGTTCGTTATTTGTTCTTCTTTTACGATCAACTGATGAACATCTTAAATGCCCAGTCCACCCGTTGTTTTGACATATTCAGTAAAAAAACCCCATACAAGTGGAGGTTGAGAAAAGTAGGAGAAACAATCACTATGATGTTTCTCAGGGCTTTTGAACAGGGAGAGACTGTTTACCTGAGTATGATGTGTCGAGGTTATTCTGAAAATACTCGTATTTACCGGGCTAAAGTTAAGTTAGATAAGAAAGATTTTGCTTTTATGGGAACCACCATATTTATATTATTATCTTTACAATTACTGACTACAATGGTACTTTAA
- a CDS encoding PDGLE domain-containing protein, which yields MNTKNRNLIIGGLIIALIIAVMAPFLASSNPDGLESSAESLEVPESEAAYTAPLPDYAIPGMEDNPLGGVVALIVGTIVVLLVVLGVATIIGKRKKNGTNE from the coding sequence ATGAACACCAAAAATCGGAACCTGATTATTGGTGGGCTGATCATTGCCCTGATAATCGCTGTTATGGCACCTTTCCTGGCATCCAGTAATCCGGATGGATTGGAAAGTTCAGCAGAAAGCCTCGAAGTACCAGAATCAGAAGCCGCTTATACAGCACCATTACCTGACTATGCCATACCTGGAATGGAAGATAACCCCTTAGGGGGTGTTGTTGCCCTGATAGTGGGAACTATTGTAGTTCTCCTAGTGGTACTTGGAGTGGCAACCATAATTGGGAAACGAAAGAAAAACGGGACCAATGAATAA
- the cbiM gene encoding cobalt transporter CbiM → MHIPDGFIPLWQCAIYWIIALIALGYSLKWASKNLDEKNIPLMSVLAAGIFAIQAMNIPIPWGTSGHMVGAALIAIIFVSPWAAVLVLSIVLILQGLIFGDGGMTALGANIVNMGIIGGFVGFYAYKVLKGIGRIPAVFVAAWASIFLAALACSIEMSLAGTFPLVEGLIFMGLYHAVIGCIEGIITVVVILGIDNVRPDLLPAWVSSRKQEAVE, encoded by the coding sequence ATGCATATACCCGATGGTTTTATCCCACTATGGCAGTGCGCCATATACTGGATCATTGCCCTAATAGCACTTGGTTATTCTCTAAAGTGGGCGAGTAAAAACTTGGATGAAAAAAACATACCCCTTATGTCTGTACTGGCAGCAGGTATATTCGCCATTCAGGCCATGAACATACCTATACCTTGGGGAACCAGTGGACATATGGTAGGCGCAGCATTAATAGCAATTATATTCGTCAGCCCATGGGCTGCAGTGCTGGTTTTATCTATAGTACTGATACTACAAGGATTAATATTTGGGGACGGTGGAATGACCGCCCTCGGAGCCAACATAGTTAACATGGGGATTATAGGTGGTTTTGTTGGATTTTATGCCTATAAGGTCCTTAAAGGAATTGGTAGGATACCGGCAGTCTTTGTTGCAGCTTGGGCATCCATATTCCTGGCAGCACTAGCCTGTTCCATTGAAATGTCCCTGGCTGGTACTTTCCCCCTGGTGGAAGGACTCATATTCATGGGATTATACCATGCAGTGATCGGCTGTATCGAAGGTATCATCACCGTAGTGGTGATTCTGGGTATTGATAATGTGCGACCTGATCTGTTACCGGCATGGGTAAGCAGTAGAAAGCAGGAGGCAGTAGAATGA